The following are from one region of the Actinopolyspora halophila DSM 43834 genome:
- a CDS encoding DUF2264 domain-containing protein encodes MTPVEDRELSPYTGWTREHWASTADGLLHAVQRYRSPLGARFDLPGPVSANGSRADGLEGFARTFLLQGFRVVGEQGRDPTGSLERYAEGLAAGTDPASPERWPRPDELGQAKVEAASIALILQITRRWLWDELDDRVRQRVVDWLSTVVGQPYPPINWVWFRVVVESFLREVGGPWSAADIEEDLAVHASLRRGDGWYSDGPERAFDHYVGWALHLYPMLWTHWFDVVGSLCPVGTYRTWSADLARYLDDLVHLVGSDGSPLLQGRSLIYRFAAAAPFWVGAITGRGGRSPGLVRRACSGVLRHFTDHGVPDSDGLLTLGWHDSWPGMRQAYSGAGSPYWASKGMLGLALPADHPVWNAVEEPLPSESSDHCRAVAAPGWLVAHRRADGVVIVLNHGTDHAEPGERRSDSALYARIGYSTATVPPLTGATVADPVDNTVVIVDADGNATHRTGFERLYVREADGEVLTAATRGRACWIDARADETADHGYGRRGAVVEGPVLTVASVLRAGAEVRLVRVDAAGWDALAPGCFVRMGGWPVASDGEPAAPDGTRRTRVSFETSELRSLVSGIRGFTGCGLATDFGTSPLAAWTAVPWLATDGVPVGEVLAGGVLLDRGGAPPVDPTVLAHPDGEGGHEVTVEWPDGVRTTVELPGTSCPGSRRAPPGDGEQRSRGAR; translated from the coding sequence GTGACACCGGTGGAGGACCGTGAGCTGAGCCCGTACACGGGCTGGACGCGAGAGCACTGGGCGAGCACGGCCGACGGGCTGCTGCACGCGGTCCAGCGGTATCGCTCCCCGCTGGGGGCGCGTTTCGACCTGCCGGGACCGGTCAGCGCGAACGGGTCGCGCGCGGACGGTCTCGAGGGCTTCGCGCGCACGTTCCTGCTGCAGGGGTTCCGGGTGGTCGGTGAGCAGGGGCGTGATCCGACCGGTTCGCTGGAGCGCTACGCCGAGGGACTCGCCGCGGGCACGGATCCGGCTTCGCCGGAACGCTGGCCCCGTCCGGACGAGTTGGGGCAGGCCAAGGTCGAGGCGGCCTCGATCGCGCTGATCCTGCAGATCACGCGGCGGTGGCTGTGGGACGAGCTCGACGACCGCGTGCGTCAACGGGTCGTCGACTGGTTGTCCACTGTGGTTGGACAGCCGTACCCGCCCATCAACTGGGTGTGGTTCCGCGTCGTCGTGGAGTCCTTCCTGCGTGAGGTGGGCGGGCCCTGGTCCGCGGCCGACATCGAGGAGGACCTCGCCGTGCACGCCTCGCTGCGGCGCGGCGACGGCTGGTACAGCGACGGGCCGGAGCGGGCCTTCGACCACTACGTCGGTTGGGCGCTGCACCTGTACCCGATGCTGTGGACGCACTGGTTCGACGTCGTCGGTTCGTTGTGCCCGGTCGGGACCTACCGCACGTGGTCCGCCGACCTGGCCCGCTACCTGGACGACCTGGTCCATCTCGTGGGCTCCGACGGTTCACCGCTGTTGCAGGGGCGCAGCCTGATCTACCGCTTCGCCGCCGCGGCACCGTTCTGGGTCGGTGCCATCACCGGACGCGGAGGCCGGTCTCCGGGACTGGTGCGTCGGGCGTGCAGCGGTGTCCTGCGACATTTCACGGACCACGGAGTTCCCGACTCGGACGGTCTGCTGACTCTGGGCTGGCACGACTCCTGGCCGGGAATGCGGCAGGCCTATTCCGGCGCGGGGTCGCCGTACTGGGCGAGCAAGGGGATGCTCGGGCTGGCCCTGCCCGCGGACCACCCCGTCTGGAACGCGGTCGAAGAACCGCTGCCCAGCGAGAGTTCCGATCATTGCCGGGCCGTGGCCGCCCCGGGGTGGTTGGTGGCCCATCGCCGCGCCGACGGTGTCGTGATCGTGCTCAACCACGGCACCGATCACGCCGAGCCCGGTGAGCGCAGGTCCGATTCCGCGCTGTACGCCAGGATCGGTTACTCCACGGCGACGGTGCCCCCGTTGACCGGAGCCACCGTCGCCGATCCCGTGGACAACACGGTGGTGATCGTCGACGCGGACGGTAACGCCACGCACCGGACCGGGTTCGAGCGGCTGTACGTGCGCGAAGCCGACGGTGAGGTCCTGACGGCGGCCACCCGAGGCCGGGCCTGCTGGATCGATGCGCGTGCCGACGAGACGGCCGACCACGGGTACGGCAGGCGCGGTGCGGTCGTCGAAGGGCCGGTGCTGACGGTCGCTTCGGTGCTGCGCGCGGGCGCGGAGGTGCGGTTGGTTCGGGTGGACGCCGCCGGATGGGACGCGCTCGCTCCGGGCTGTTTCGTCCGGATGGGCGGCTGGCCGGTCGCCTCCGACGGCGAACCCGCGGCTCCGGACGGTACGCGGCGGACGCGGGTGTCGTTCGAGACTTCCGAGCTGCGCTCGCTGGTGTCCGGCATTCGTGGTTTCACCGGTTGCGGGCTCGCCACGGACTTCGGCACGAGTCCGCTCGCCGCGTGGACGGCCGTCCCGTGGCTGGCCACCGACGGTGTTCCGGTGGGCGAGGTGCTGGCCGGGGGTGTGCTGCTCGACCGCGGGGGAGCGCCACCGGTGGATCCCACCGTGCTGGCGCACCCCGACGGGGAAGGTGGACACGAGGTGACCGTGGAGTGGCCCGACGGGGTGCGCACCACGGTCGAGCTGCCCGGAACCTCGTGCCCCGGCTCGCGCCGGGCACCACCGGGCGACGGAGAACAACGATCACGGGGAGCGCGGTGA
- a CDS encoding hydroxyacid dehydrogenase, translated as MSSERPEALLVMDRKTLFTQFGRQEMDRLRELASLGDPVSSAELSSAGVRRRLAEVEVLITSWGCPPLDADVMAAAPELRAVLHAAGSVRGHVSEAVFDREVLVTTAADVNAEPVARYTLAAVLWSGKKVPFLLGRSHPWDGDRQVRMLDEQTVVVVGFSRVGRRVVGLLRDFDSSRILVVDPVADPAEITAAGAVPATLEQALPQADVLSLHAPLLPRTRGMIGESELEALPPGAVLINTARGALVDTAALERACCRRDVYAILDVTDPEPLPADSALHGLSNVVLTPHVAGSLGEETRRMSAAALDELHRYVSGLPARAPVTRRSLEVQA; from the coding sequence ATGAGTTCGGAGCGCCCGGAAGCGCTGCTGGTGATGGATCGGAAAACCCTGTTCACCCAGTTCGGTCGCCAGGAGATGGATCGTTTGCGTGAGCTGGCCTCGCTGGGAGATCCCGTCAGCAGTGCGGAACTGAGTTCGGCCGGGGTGCGTCGGCGGCTGGCCGAAGTGGAGGTGCTGATCACGTCCTGGGGGTGTCCCCCGCTGGACGCGGACGTCATGGCGGCGGCTCCCGAACTGCGGGCGGTGCTGCACGCCGCTGGCAGTGTGCGGGGACACGTCAGCGAGGCGGTCTTCGACCGGGAAGTGCTGGTCACGACCGCTGCCGATGTCAACGCGGAGCCGGTGGCGCGTTACACCCTCGCCGCGGTCCTCTGGTCGGGCAAGAAGGTGCCGTTCCTGCTCGGCCGTTCGCACCCCTGGGACGGTGATCGGCAGGTGCGCATGCTCGACGAGCAGACCGTCGTGGTGGTGGGGTTCTCGCGGGTCGGCAGGCGCGTGGTCGGTCTGCTCCGGGATTTCGACTCGAGCAGGATCCTGGTGGTCGATCCCGTGGCCGACCCGGCTGAGATCACCGCGGCCGGTGCGGTGCCGGCGACGTTGGAGCAGGCGCTGCCGCAGGCCGACGTGCTGAGTCTGCACGCGCCGCTGCTGCCGCGGACCCGGGGGATGATCGGTGAGTCCGAGTTGGAGGCGCTGCCGCCCGGTGCCGTGCTCATCAACACGGCCCGGGGGGCTCTGGTGGACACCGCCGCTCTGGAGCGGGCGTGTTGCCGCCGGGACGTCTACGCGATTCTCGACGTCACCGATCCGGAGCCGTTGCCCGCCGATTCCGCGTTGCACGGCTTGTCCAACGTCGTTCTGACCCCGCACGTCGCGGGTTCGCTCGGTGAGGAGACCCGGCGCATGAGCGCGGCGGCCCTGGACGAGTTGCATCGCTACGTCTCGGGGCTTCCGGCCCGTGCCCCCGTGACGCGGCGGAGTCTGGAGGTACAGGCGTGA
- a CDS encoding ABC transporter permease subunit, with product MLGIAALYSVLPLMWLVTSSTKSLGDFSTTSAFEFADWNLPANLRALFSEADGVFLAWARNSVLYAGVGAVLGALICTACGYAVAKLDFPGRRTLFAVTLTGVLVPTTALALPLYLMASEFRLVDTFWAVFLPLLTNPFGVYLARVYAEAAVPDEVLEAARIDGSGELKTFFRVALPMMRPGFVTIILFQFVQIWNNFFLPLVMLTDPRLFPLSLGLYQWSTRVSQFPQYNPLVITGSLLAVLPIIVAFLVLQRQWRSGLTAGSVK from the coding sequence ATGTTGGGGATCGCCGCGCTGTACAGCGTACTTCCCCTGATGTGGCTGGTCACCTCCTCGACGAAATCGCTCGGTGACTTCTCCACGACCTCGGCGTTCGAATTCGCTGATTGGAATCTTCCCGCGAATCTGCGTGCCCTGTTCTCCGAGGCGGACGGTGTTTTCCTCGCCTGGGCGCGGAACTCCGTGTTGTACGCGGGTGTCGGCGCCGTGCTCGGGGCGTTGATCTGCACCGCGTGCGGCTACGCGGTCGCCAAGTTGGATTTCCCGGGACGGCGCACGCTGTTCGCGGTGACCCTGACCGGGGTGTTGGTGCCCACGACGGCCCTGGCGCTGCCGCTGTACCTGATGGCCTCCGAGTTCCGGCTGGTCGACACGTTCTGGGCCGTGTTCCTGCCGTTGCTGACCAATCCGTTCGGGGTGTACCTGGCGCGGGTCTACGCCGAGGCCGCGGTGCCGGACGAGGTGCTCGAGGCGGCGCGCATCGACGGGTCGGGCGAGTTGAAGACCTTCTTCAGGGTGGCGCTGCCCATGATGCGCCCCGGATTCGTGACCATCATCCTCTTCCAGTTCGTGCAGATCTGGAACAATTTCTTCCTTCCGCTGGTGATGTTGACCGATCCCAGGCTCTTTCCGCTCAGTCTGGGGCTGTATCAGTGGAGCACTCGAGTGTCGCAGTTTCCGCAGTACAACCCCCTGGTGATCACGGGGTCGCTGCTCGCCGTGCTTCCGATCATCGTCGCGTTCTTGGTGCTGCAACGACAATGGCGGTCCGGTTTGACCGCGGGGAGTGTGAAATGA
- a CDS encoding carbohydrate ABC transporter permease — MSRSTSGGVRSGGGAVLGRTTAGRMPRFGGAAALLCAPFALLLIGTVLAPVTYALYLSLFTERLSGLGFSGPSRAFVALGNYADVVTDPDFLHGVGNVALYAVIQVPLMLGGALVVALLIDSAVARLKQVWLLAVFLPYAVPGVIAGLIWGYLYSPDIGPISSIAPIDPLGANGILPSVVNIATWQWMGYNMIIFYTALRTVPRELLEAARVDGAGPIRTALSVKLPSIRPTLFVGLVFTIIGALQLFTEPLVLQSFTGAVTSTWTPSLYVYDSAFVAGDYGRAAAASVLLGLVSAVLSAVVMRFSARRSR, encoded by the coding sequence ATGAGCCGGAGCACTTCCGGTGGTGTGCGTTCCGGCGGCGGAGCCGTGCTCGGCAGAACCACGGCGGGGCGGATGCCGCGTTTCGGTGGCGCGGCGGCGCTGTTGTGCGCACCCTTCGCCCTGCTGCTGATCGGTACGGTGCTGGCCCCGGTCACGTACGCGTTGTACCTGAGTCTGTTCACCGAACGGTTGAGCGGATTGGGTTTCTCGGGGCCCAGCCGTGCTTTCGTCGCCCTCGGCAACTACGCCGATGTCGTCACCGACCCCGATTTTCTGCACGGTGTCGGCAACGTCGCGCTGTACGCCGTGATCCAGGTGCCGCTGATGCTCGGTGGTGCGCTGGTCGTGGCGCTGCTGATCGACTCCGCGGTCGCGCGGTTGAAGCAGGTCTGGTTGCTCGCGGTGTTCCTGCCCTACGCGGTTCCCGGAGTGATCGCCGGGCTGATCTGGGGGTATCTCTACAGCCCCGACATCGGCCCGATCAGTTCCATCGCTCCGATCGACCCGCTGGGGGCGAACGGCATCCTGCCGTCGGTGGTCAACATCGCCACCTGGCAGTGGATGGGCTACAACATGATCATTTTTTACACCGCGTTGCGGACGGTTCCCCGTGAGCTGCTGGAGGCGGCCCGTGTGGACGGTGCGGGGCCGATACGTACCGCGTTGTCGGTGAAGCTGCCCTCCATCAGACCCACCCTGTTCGTGGGGCTGGTGTTCACGATCATCGGTGCGTTGCAGCTGTTCACCGAACCGCTCGTGCTGCAGAGCTTCACCGGGGCGGTAACCAGCACCTGGACCCCCAGCCTCTACGTCTACGACTCGGCCTTCGTCGCCGGCGACTACGGTCGGGCCGCGGCTGCCTCCGTGCTGCTCGGTCTGGTTTCGGCGGTGCTCTCGGCCGTGGTGATGCGGTTTTCCGCCCGGAGGTCACGATGA
- a CDS encoding ABC transporter substrate-binding protein, whose translation MDEARGGEPRSGERPATVSRRTLLRTAGAAGAGAMLAGSLSGCASRTAASGATRVTMWSWLTGMDRYVEAFNASQREVFVDLNVLAGGLSGGYAQQTNAIRAHNAPDIMHVEYQGLPQVLTSGGLREITEDMSDLASGYSSAAWRSVRPDGRTWAVPFDVAPMVLYYRKDLFDAHGLAVPSDWEQFRTTAEEVRRIDPAARFTTFPLNDGSFFAGMAWQARDPWWQVRGDSWEVDIGGAGTVRTARYWQELIDADLVRSDGIGTQDWIASMHEGRLWSLLGAAWSAGTLNKSIPQDSGRWAVTTLPTWDGVPSTGMQGGSAFAVSADSDVPEAALTFLRWLSTDPEVPRIAASFTTLLPAYVPNRAVARESYRSGYFLGEPIYDVLDEAVRRVSDWTWGPTALGLFSTLENRFSPVAAGGSTLVEAIERVQHDSVRSMRGSGLSVIEGGST comes from the coding sequence ATGGACGAAGCGAGAGGTGGCGAGCCCCGTTCCGGTGAACGGCCGGCGACCGTCTCCCGCCGCACGCTGCTGCGCACGGCGGGTGCGGCGGGTGCGGGAGCGATGTTGGCCGGTTCCCTGTCCGGGTGCGCTTCGCGCACGGCCGCTTCCGGAGCCACCAGGGTCACGATGTGGTCCTGGTTGACGGGCATGGACCGCTACGTGGAGGCCTTCAACGCGTCGCAGCGCGAGGTCTTCGTCGACCTGAACGTGCTCGCGGGTGGACTGTCCGGGGGCTACGCCCAACAGACGAACGCCATCCGCGCGCACAACGCGCCGGACATCATGCACGTCGAGTACCAGGGGCTTCCGCAGGTTCTGACGAGCGGTGGGCTGCGCGAGATCACCGAGGACATGTCCGATCTCGCCTCCGGCTACTCCTCCGCGGCGTGGCGGTCGGTCCGGCCGGACGGCCGGACGTGGGCGGTCCCCTTCGACGTGGCCCCGATGGTCCTGTACTACCGCAAGGACCTGTTCGACGCCCACGGGCTCGCGGTGCCGAGCGACTGGGAACAGTTCCGCACGACCGCCGAAGAGGTGCGGCGGATCGATCCGGCGGCTCGGTTCACCACGTTTCCGCTCAACGACGGTTCGTTCTTCGCCGGGATGGCCTGGCAGGCGCGCGACCCGTGGTGGCAGGTCCGGGGGGACAGCTGGGAGGTCGACATCGGCGGTGCGGGCACCGTGCGCACCGCGCGCTACTGGCAGGAGCTGATCGACGCGGACCTGGTGCGCAGCGACGGAATCGGTACCCAGGACTGGATCGCGTCGATGCACGAGGGCAGGTTGTGGAGCCTGCTGGGAGCGGCGTGGAGCGCCGGAACGTTGAACAAGTCCATCCCGCAGGATTCGGGGCGGTGGGCGGTGACGACGTTGCCGACCTGGGACGGAGTTCCCTCGACCGGCATGCAGGGCGGCAGCGCGTTCGCGGTCTCGGCCGACAGTGACGTGCCCGAAGCGGCGTTGACCTTCCTGCGCTGGCTCAGCACCGATCCCGAGGTGCCCAGGATCGCCGCTTCGTTCACCACACTGCTGCCAGCCTACGTTCCCAACCGTGCCGTGGCCCGGGAGAGCTACCGGAGCGGCTACTTCCTCGGCGAGCCCATCTACGACGTGCTGGACGAGGCCGTGCGTCGGGTGTCCGACTGGACCTGGGGGCCGACGGCACTCGGGCTCTTCTCGACCCTGGAGAACCGGTTCAGCCCGGTCGCGGCCGGGGGAAGCACGCTGGTGGAGGCGATCGAGCGGGTCCAGCACGATTCGGTGCGGTCCATGCGCGGTTCGGGGCTGTCGGTCATCGAGGGGGGATCGACATGA
- a CDS encoding substrate-binding domain-containing protein, producing MTLSAERQKLILATVRQHGAVRISDLVERLEVTAVTVRRDVKELADRGLVARVHGGITLPQRPENNDRPGTGGNSVGGSTRTLAGMVTPSVEYYWPAVIKGAQATMASSNGRLVLRASSYDSTEDRRQVTKLLEHGVQVMLVAPTTTGHEGVELLRWLGSLRVPVVLLERLPPPELPTLALDAVTSAHDVGAGLAMRHLITLGHRKLGILTSRSSPTSRMLRRGWKEALDSLGIPETDDLEVEVPTYGSTGWGDAYDEVLRRCSRENITGLLVHSDREAVGMVERARDLGIEVPGELAVLAYDDEIAAASDPPLTAIRPPKHRVGALAAELALTRTVENADRPVHRVQLWPTLHVRETCGATDNTESPAG from the coding sequence ATGACCCTCTCCGCCGAACGGCAGAAACTCATCCTCGCCACCGTTCGTCAGCACGGCGCCGTCCGGATATCCGACCTCGTCGAGCGCTTGGAGGTCACAGCCGTGACCGTCCGCCGCGACGTGAAGGAACTGGCCGACCGAGGACTGGTCGCACGCGTCCACGGCGGAATCACCCTGCCGCAGCGCCCCGAGAACAATGACCGACCGGGCACCGGCGGCAACTCGGTGGGCGGCTCCACCAGGACCCTGGCCGGCATGGTCACCCCCTCGGTGGAGTACTACTGGCCCGCCGTGATCAAAGGCGCGCAGGCGACGATGGCCTCCTCCAACGGGAGGCTGGTGCTGCGCGCCTCCTCCTACGACTCCACGGAGGACAGAAGGCAGGTCACCAAACTGCTGGAACACGGTGTCCAAGTGATGCTGGTAGCTCCGACGACCACGGGGCACGAAGGTGTCGAGCTGCTCAGATGGCTCGGCTCGCTGCGCGTGCCCGTCGTGCTGCTGGAACGCCTGCCACCACCCGAGCTCCCCACGCTGGCACTGGACGCAGTCACCTCCGCGCACGACGTGGGAGCGGGGTTGGCGATGCGCCACCTGATCACGCTCGGCCACCGAAAACTGGGGATTCTCACCTCCCGGTCCAGCCCCACGAGCAGAATGCTGCGTCGCGGGTGGAAGGAGGCGCTCGACTCGTTGGGAATCCCCGAGACCGATGACCTCGAGGTCGAGGTCCCCACGTACGGCTCGACCGGGTGGGGCGACGCCTACGACGAGGTGCTGCGCCGCTGCAGCCGGGAGAACATCACCGGGCTGCTCGTGCACTCCGACCGCGAGGCGGTCGGCATGGTCGAGCGGGCGCGCGATCTCGGCATAGAAGTCCCCGGGGAACTCGCCGTGCTGGCCTACGACGACGAGATCGCGGCCGCCTCGGACCCACCGCTGACGGCGATACGCCCGCCGAAACACCGCGTCGGGGCGCTCGCGGCCGAACTGGCGCTGACCAGGACCGTGGAGAACGCCGACCGGCCGGTGCACCGCGTGCAGCTCTGGCCCACCCTGCACGTGCGCGAAACCTGCGGAGCCACCGATAACACCGAGTCCCCGGCCGGCTGA
- a CDS encoding GntR family transcriptional regulator has translation MAQQQTDQQAARSEPVLDAIREAITNGEFAPNQRLVEIELSERFGASRAAVRNAIVQLAGEGLVERIQNRGARVRAISLDEAIEITEVRMALEGLCAAKAAERAAEEDRTQLREIGERMRDAVSSGDLFGYSELNKQLHELILRISDQSTARTVLGRLRGQNVRHQFRLAMHPGRPNESLPQHLAIIDALCDGSPTAAEAAMREHLRSVIDALPEVDRTQSRGYGR, from the coding sequence ATGGCACAGCAGCAGACCGACCAGCAGGCTGCACGATCGGAACCAGTGCTCGACGCGATCCGCGAGGCCATCACGAACGGCGAGTTCGCCCCCAACCAGCGCCTGGTCGAGATCGAACTCTCCGAGCGATTCGGAGCCAGCCGCGCCGCCGTGCGCAACGCCATCGTGCAGCTGGCGGGCGAAGGACTGGTGGAGCGCATCCAGAACCGTGGTGCGCGGGTGCGTGCGATCTCGCTGGACGAGGCCATCGAGATCACCGAGGTGCGCATGGCCCTGGAGGGACTCTGCGCGGCCAAAGCCGCCGAACGAGCCGCGGAGGAGGACCGCACACAGCTGCGCGAGATCGGCGAACGGATGCGCGATGCGGTCTCCTCGGGGGACCTGTTCGGCTACTCGGAGCTGAACAAGCAGCTGCACGAGCTGATCCTGCGGATCAGCGACCAGAGCACCGCGCGCACCGTGCTCGGGCGGCTGCGCGGACAGAACGTGCGCCACCAGTTCCGGCTGGCGATGCACCCCGGCCGACCGAACGAGTCACTGCCCCAGCACCTGGCGATCATCGACGCGCTCTGCGACGGCAGTCCGACCGCCGCCGAAGCCGCGATGCGCGAGCACCTGCGCAGCGTGATCGACGCGCTGCCCGAGGTCGACCGGACCCAGTCGCGAGGCTACGGTCGGTGA
- a CDS encoding NADPH-dependent FMN reductase yields the protein MSEESLRLAVLMGSVREGRFGPTVANWFADQARQHGSMEVDLIDLADTPLPVTLTSQPEPEVAEMLATLTPRLEAADAFVVVTPEYNHSFPAALKSAIDWHYTQWRAKPVGFVSYGGMGGGLRAVEQLRLVLAEMHAVTIRDGVSLHMVWEKFDHEGQAVDPNSNAAAKTMLDQLTWWAAALHTARTHHPYTA from the coding sequence ATGTCCGAGGAAAGTTTGCGTCTTGCCGTGCTGATGGGCAGCGTCCGCGAAGGGCGTTTCGGCCCCACAGTGGCGAACTGGTTCGCCGACCAGGCCCGTCAGCACGGCAGCATGGAGGTCGACCTGATCGACCTGGCCGACACACCGCTGCCGGTGACCCTGACGTCCCAGCCCGAGCCCGAGGTGGCCGAGATGCTGGCCACGCTCACCCCGCGTCTGGAAGCCGCCGACGCGTTCGTCGTGGTCACCCCCGAGTACAACCACAGCTTTCCCGCCGCGCTGAAAAGCGCCATCGACTGGCACTACACCCAGTGGCGGGCCAAACCGGTCGGGTTCGTCTCCTACGGCGGCATGGGCGGTGGGCTCCGAGCGGTGGAGCAGTTGCGACTGGTACTGGCCGAGATGCACGCCGTGACCATCCGCGACGGCGTCAGCCTCCACATGGTCTGGGAGAAGTTCGACCACGAGGGCCAGGCAGTCGACCCCAACAGCAACGCCGCGGCCAAGACCATGCTCGACCAGCTCACCTGGTGGGCCGCGGCCCTGCACACGGCCCGTACCCACCATCCCTACACCGCCTGA
- a CDS encoding VOC family protein: MFGKFMVRLVKCDDLEAMTTFYRDKLGLTVTNDHSPEWIAFDDGIGGEFVLGKASPIGDATVTLAFTGSPDLTAARQALLDEEPTEIAGHDTGKSFWVQDPDGNYVGFAD, translated from the coding sequence ATGTTCGGCAAGTTCATGGTGCGCTTGGTCAAGTGCGACGACCTCGAGGCGATGACCACCTTCTACCGGGACAAGCTCGGACTCACGGTGACCAACGACCACAGTCCCGAATGGATCGCCTTCGACGACGGGATCGGAGGGGAATTCGTCCTGGGCAAGGCCAGCCCGATCGGTGACGCCACGGTGACGCTGGCCTTCACCGGCTCCCCCGATCTCACCGCGGCCCGGCAAGCACTGCTCGACGAGGAACCGACCGAGATCGCCGGGCACGACACCGGAAAGAGTTTCTGGGTCCAGGACCCCGACGGAAACTACGTCGGCTTCGCCGACTGA
- a CDS encoding YczE/YyaS/YitT family protein: MSGTTLSLPFVTRNGAARLTGYLSGCLVFASGAMLFIHSELGADPLDVLSLGLKRHLPVTIGIAQALIALVCIAVWSLWNQRRPIATPFVTFFLCGSLIDLGLLADLSAIPPVPAVAFGLVLCAYGSSLIIMSGIGIRAMDLLVISLVTRWKWPFWGAKIAVEGLLLGIGYLLGGPVGVGTLVFLVFVDGLIQPFMTLNHRVLHMSNHGIPTPAPADTAHPTPEPAGGIR, translated from the coding sequence ATGTCCGGAACCACCCTCTCCCTCCCCTTTGTCACCCGGAACGGCGCGGCACGACTGACCGGCTACCTGAGCGGGTGCCTCGTCTTCGCCTCCGGTGCGATGCTGTTCATCCACTCCGAGCTCGGAGCGGACCCCCTGGACGTGCTCTCCCTCGGACTGAAACGGCACCTGCCCGTCACGATCGGCATCGCCCAGGCCCTGATCGCCCTGGTCTGCATCGCCGTGTGGTCGCTGTGGAACCAACGGCGACCGATCGCGACCCCCTTCGTGACGTTCTTCCTCTGCGGCAGCCTGATCGACCTGGGTCTGCTGGCCGACCTGTCCGCGATCCCCCCTGTGCCCGCGGTGGCCTTCGGACTGGTGCTGTGCGCCTACGGATCATCGCTGATCATCATGAGCGGGATCGGCATCCGAGCCATGGACCTACTGGTCATCTCCCTGGTCACACGCTGGAAGTGGCCGTTCTGGGGAGCGAAGATCGCTGTCGAGGGGCTTCTGCTCGGGATCGGCTACCTCCTCGGTGGACCGGTCGGCGTCGGCACCCTGGTCTTCCTGGTCTTCGTCGACGGCCTGATCCAGCCCTTCATGACCCTGAACCACCGGGTACTGCACATGTCCAACCACGGAATCCCGACTCCCGCACCGGCGGACACGGCGCATCCCACCCCGGAACCCGCCGGAGGCATCCGATGA